In Crassostrea angulata isolate pt1a10 chromosome 6, ASM2561291v2, whole genome shotgun sequence, a genomic segment contains:
- the LOC128188950 gene encoding uncharacterized protein LOC128188950 isoform X2 produces the protein MVQPTVLRKRHSLKGLKLLPVIKKVKGGRPEGLKEFARMSKEKKTDVLELEEIENIVNSLTGENMIELLELAGRDIDVNEARWLLHCLIIFANEVGQPRGQALDDSTDPSTSASTGGSSTPVPLETAGPSKKRKHDVDTTLEERILSLEKTSKGEMVQELKEKVRTLCLQDDPSNALILLTLDELAKAARKLNHEEADMFEELYRQANRYQSKLQISNLCLSVLGGKVADAISKAISKCLKDKPETKAESKNEYVETQKRPESPLNGLYPCQPSLYPMMPGMYPNMFNMGGV, from the exons ATGGTGCAGCCTACTGTCTTACGGAAGAGACATTCATTGAAGGGGTTGAAGCTCTTACCTGTCATTAAGAAGGTCAAAGGAGGAAGACCAGAGGGTCTGAAAGAATTTGCGCGCATGTCTAAGGAAAAAAAGACAGACGTCTTAGAGTTGGAAGAGATAGAGAATATAGTCAACTCATTGACAGGGGAAAACATGATTGAGCTGTTGGAACTAGCTG gAAGAGATATTGATGTTAACGAGGCAAGATGGTTATTGCATTGCttgataatttttgcaaatgaaGTGGGGCAACCAAGAGGCCAGGCATTAGATGATTCAACG GACCCTAGCACTAGTGCATCCACAGGGGGAAGCAGTACACCAGTACCTTTAGAAACTGCAGGACCTTCAAAAAAAAGGAAGCATGATGTTGATACAACCTTGGAGGAGAGGATTTTGTCTTTGGAGAAAACGTCAAAGGGGGAGATGGTCCAGGAGCTTAAAGAGAAGGTGAGGACACTATGCCTACAGGATGATCCAAGCAATGCTTTAATCCTGCTGACTCTTGATGAACTTGCTAAAGCGGCTAGGAAATTAAACCATGAGGAGGCTGACATGTTTGAAGAGTTGTACAGGCAAGCCAACAGATATCAGTCAAAACTTCAAATTTCTAATCTGTGTTTGTCTGTGTTAGGTGGGAAAGTAGCAGATGCAATTTCGAAAGCAATTTCTAAGTGTTTGAAAGATAAACCTGAAACCAAAGCTGAGAGTAAGAATGAATATGTTGAAACACAAAAGCGACCAGAGTCCCCGTTGAATGGTTTATATCCTTGTCAACCTTCTTTGTATCCTATGATGCCCGGCATGTATCCCAATATGTTCAATATGGGGGGGGTATAA
- the LOC128188950 gene encoding uncharacterized protein LOC128188950 isoform X1 — protein sequence MVQPTVLRKRHSLKGLKLLPVIKKVKGGRPEGLKEFARMSKEKKTDVLELEEIENIVNSLTGENMIELLELAGRDIDVNEARWLLHCLIIFANEVGQPRGQALDDSTDPSTSASTGGSSTPVPLETAGPSKKRKHDVDTTLEERILSLEKTSKGEMVQELKEKDNPGQIEIDWDIIDRRLLELDGNIVTSLKCKKRNSLVESFLGFLKASPGSPTLLSCTPNDIRRFLVWKDLKGKTTIHKIDCEKLGLKGDFDCGCPKRLASGTVENLIHQLNNIFYEFGRGKIWDVLLSKGNPAASPMVKEYLKLIREEQAKAHVLPKQAKPIFLSKVKAIALFINRELDRCDLTLKEKFVLIRDQAWIKVQFFAGDRAGDLSNVVSQEVKILEDGSGLVFQHTFGKTLRGEKGKNNSFVIKRCEDIVVCPVKGLLDYFILAKKLKVDLSKGYLFRIVSENGRVLDKNVSYSVVYERLLYYLSTLGIYEGETPHSFRAGCAITMALSGSAENVDQVMRHIGWFGKSSAEYYSRMHTMIDSGVVATKLAESVFQGNGIESQYKGKADYDSLSKAFQ from the exons ATGGTGCAGCCTACTGTCTTACGGAAGAGACATTCATTGAAGGGGTTGAAGCTCTTACCTGTCATTAAGAAGGTCAAAGGAGGAAGACCAGAGGGTCTGAAAGAATTTGCGCGCATGTCTAAGGAAAAAAAGACAGACGTCTTAGAGTTGGAAGAGATAGAGAATATAGTCAACTCATTGACAGGGGAAAACATGATTGAGCTGTTGGAACTAGCTG gAAGAGATATTGATGTTAACGAGGCAAGATGGTTATTGCATTGCttgataatttttgcaaatgaaGTGGGGCAACCAAGAGGCCAGGCATTAGATGATTCAACG GACCCTAGCACTAGTGCATCCACAGGGGGAAGCAGTACACCAGTACCTTTAGAAACTGCAGGACCTTCAAAAAAAAGGAAGCATGATGTTGATACAACCTTGGAGGAGAGGATTTTGTCTTTGGAGAAAACGTCAAAGGGGGAGATGGTCCAGGAGCTTAAAGAGAAG GATAATCCAGGACAAATTGAGATTGACTGGGACATAATAGATAGGAGGCTTTTGGAACTGGATGGGAATATTGTTACttctttaaagtgtaaaaaaagaaacagtcTTGTAGAATCTTTTCTTGGATTTTTAAAAGCATCCCCTGGGTCTCCAACTTTATTGTCATGCACTCCAAATGATATCCGGAGGTTTTTAGTTTGGAAAGATCTAAAGGGAAAGACTACAATCCATAAGATAGATTGTGAAAAGTTAGGTTTGAAAGGTGATTTTGATTGTGGTTGTCCTAAGAGACTTGCTTCAGGAACagtagaaaatttaattcaccagttgaataacattttttatgaatttgggCGTGGAAAGATATGGGATGTATTGCTTTCAAAGGGAAACCCGGCAGCTTCACCTATGGTGAAAGAATACCTCAAGTTAATTAGGGAGGAGCAAGCAAAAGCACACGTATTACCAAAACaagcaaaaccaattttcttatcaaaagTTAAGGCAATAgctttatttataaatagagaATTAGATAGATGTGATTTGACTCTcaaagaaaaatttgttttgattcgAGATCAAGCATGGATAAAAGTTCAGTTCTTTGCAGGTGACAGGGCTGGTGATTTGTCCAATGTAGTTTCTCAGGAGGTCAAGATTCTAGAGGATGGTTCTGGTTTGGTATTCCAGCATACATTTGGTAAAACATTGAGGGGTGAAAAGGGAAAGAACAATTCTTTTGTAATAAAAAGGTGTGAAGACATAGTGGTATGTCCGGTCAAAGGTTTGTTAGATTATTTTATATTAGCCAAAAAATTGAAGGTGGATCTTTCAAAGGGATATTTGTTTAGAATTGTGTCAGAGAATGGAAGGgttttagataaaaatgttAGTTACTCTGTAGTTTATGAAAGACTGTTATATTATCTTTCAACTTTAGGTATTTACGAGGGCGAAACACCTCATAGTTTCAGAGCTGGTTGTGCAATTACAATGGCTTTGTCAGGATCTgctgaaaatgtagatcaggtGATGAGACACATTGGTTGGTTTGGCAAGTCAAGCGCAGAGTATTATAGTAGAATGCATACAATGATCGATTCAGGTGTTGTTGCTACAAAGTTAGCAGAATCTGTATTTCAGGGAAATGGGATTGAATCCCAGTATAAAGGAAAGGCAGATTATGATTCTTTGAGTAAAGCCTTTCAGTGA